A DNA window from Linepithema humile isolate Giens D197 chromosome 6, Lhum_UNIL_v1.0, whole genome shotgun sequence contains the following coding sequences:
- the LOC105679331 gene encoding cytochrome P450 6k1, with product MMTFVNLVLIVTAVILFFIYARGKLNYWKKRGVESLEGDLIFGNFKDAILFRSAPGWHIGQLYKAARADAAYVGFYIFHKPCLLLRDPDVIRQFMIRDFKNFSDRHFAGPNQKDSIGMRNLFGVKNPVWKYLRTKIAPMLTRNKLRQMFPLMMEIGTPMMEYLEKQPAVRGNAKLVDVQELSYKYTTDLIASVAFGTKMDTFHNPNTEFSSGVYKYFHSFKRMVALVTVFFMPELVELIGTKILFDFSFARKVFWNAMENREKTGDKRGDFIDSLLQLKYGEQNPVYKFEGENLLHQSGTLFSGFESSSTCMSFTLMELANYPECQDLARQDINQAIAKHGWSYEAFNDMKYLDQVIAEALRLHPPVSTIDRYTRQDYRISGTDIIIEKGTPVFISLYGLGEDPKFWHAPEVFNPDRFAENNRDTSVYLPFGLGPRMCIGMKVGQLHAKVVLALLIHNYEIWQTQEHKSVLDSRSTLTAAGNGINLYFKKIVQ from the exons ATGATGACATTCGTTAATCTTGTATTGATTGTTACGGCAGtaatacttttctttatatatgcCAG AGGCAAGCTCAATTACTGGAAAAAACGCGGCGTTGAGTCCCTCGAGGGCGATCTGATCTTCGGCAACTTCAAGGACGCCATACTCTTCCGCTCTGCGCCGGGATGGCATATCGGTCAGCTGTACAAAGCCGCTCGGGCGGACGCTGCTTACGTCGGCTTTTACATCTTCCACAAGCCGTGTCTGCTGTTGCGCGACCCGGACGTCATCAGGCAGTTCATGATCCGCGACTTCAAGAACTTCTCCGATCGCCACTTCGCTGGCCCCAATCAGAAGGACAGCATCGGTATGAGAAATCTGTTCGGCGTGAAGAACCCGGTCTGGAAATACCTGCGCACCAAGATCGCGCCCATGCTGACGAGGAACAAGCTGAGGCAGATGTTCCCGCTGATGATGGAGATCGGCACGCCGATGATGGAGTATCTGGAGAAGCAGCCAGCGGTCCGCGGCAATGCGAAGCTCGTGGACGTGCAGGAGCTCAGTTACAAGTACACGACCGATTTGATCGCGTCCGTCGCCTTCGGCACGAAAATGGACACCTTTCACAATCCGAACACGGAGTTCTCGTCCGGAG TTTACAAATACTTTCACTCGTTCAAGAGGATGGTCGCTCTGGTGACGGTGTTCTTCATGCCCGAGCTGGTGGAGCTGATCGGGACGAAGATACTTTTTGACTTCTCCTTCGCGCGTAAGGTTTTCTGGAACGCGATGGAGAATCGCGAAAAAACCGGCGATAAACGAGGCGACTTCATCGACTCGTTGCTCCAACTCAAGTACGGCGAACAGAATCCTGTTTACA AATTTGAAGGTGAAAATCTGCTGCATCAGTCCGGTACTTTATTTTCCGGCTTCGAATCGAGCAGTACCTGCATGTCCTTCACCCTGATGGAACTAGCGAATTATCCAGAGTGTCAGGACTTAGCCAGGCAGGACATCAATCAAGCAATCGCCAAGCATGGCTGGTCATACGAAGCGTTCAACGATATGAAGTATCTTGATCAAGTGATAGCCGAAGCTCTTAGACTGCATCCACCAGTGTCCACCATCGACAGATACACTCGTCAAGATTACAGA ATTTCTGGCACCGATATCATTATCGAGAAAGGAACACCGGTATTTATTTCTCTGTACGGACTCGGTGAAGATCCGAAGTTTTGGCATGCGCCGGAAGTATTCAACCCTGACAGATTCGCTGAGAATAACCGCGACACGAGCGTTTACCTACCGTTCGGATTAGGTCCCAGGATGTGCATAG GAATGAAGGTGGGTCAGCTACACGCTAAAGTTGTCTTAGCGTTGCTTATACACAATTACGAAATCTGGCAAACCCAGGAGCACAAGAGCGTTCTGGATTCGCGATCGACCTTGACGGCAGCGGGCAACGGGATAAACTTATACTTCAAGAAGATTGTCCAATAA